Proteins encoded in a region of the Lemur catta isolate mLemCat1 chromosome 14, mLemCat1.pri, whole genome shotgun sequence genome:
- the IKZF5 gene encoding zinc finger protein Pegasus — protein sequence MGEKKPEPLDFVKDFQEYLTQQTHHVNMISGSVSGDKEAEALQGAGTDGDQNGLDHPSVEVSLDENSGMLVDGFERTFDGKLKCRYCNYASKGTARLIEHIRIHTGEKPHRCHLCPFASAYERHLEAHMRSHTGEKPYKCELCSFRCSDRSNLSHHRRRKHKMVPIKGTRSSLSSKKMWGVLQKKTSNLSYSRRALINLSPPSMVVQKPDYLNDFTHEIPNIQTDSYESMAKTTPTGGLPRDPQELMVDNPLNQLSTLAGQLSSLPPENQNPASPDVVPCPDEKPFMIQQPSAQAVVSAVSASIPQSSSPTSPEPRPSHSQRNYSPVAGPSSEPSAHTSTPSIGNSQPSTPAPALPVQDPQLLHHCQHCDMYFADNILYTIHMGCHGYENPFQCNICGCKCKNKYDFACHFARGQHNQH from the exons atgGGTGAAAAGAAACCAGAGCCTTTGGACTTTGTGAAAGATTTTCAGGAATACCTGACTCAGCAGACCCATCATGTGAACATGATTTCTGGATCAGTTAGTGGGGACAAAGAAGCAGAGGCTCTTCAGGGAG CTGGAACAGATGGTGATCAAAATGGACTTGATCACCCATCTGTTGAAGTTTCTCTGGATGAAAACTCAGGAATGTTAGTAGACGGGTTTGAAAGGACATTTGATGGGAAGCTCAAGTGTCGGTACTGCAACTATGCGAGCAAAGGAACAGCCCGGCTTATCGAACATATTCGAATCCACACAG gtGAGAAACCTCATAGATGTCACCTTTGTCCATTTGCATCTGCTTATGAACGTCATCTGGAAGCCCATATGCGTtctcatactggagaaaaaccatacaaatgtgaaTTGTGTTCCTTCCGCTGTAGTGATCGAAGTAACCTGTCCCATCATCGAAGGCGCAAGCATAAAATGGTACCAATTAAAGGTACTAGGTCTTCCTTAAGCAGCAAGAAAATGTGGGGGgttttacagaagaaaacaaGCAATCTGAGCTATAGCAGAAGAGCACTAATCAACTTAAGTCCACCTTCCATGGTGGTTCAAAAACCAGATTACCTTAATGATTTTACCCATGAAATCCCAAATATCCAGACTGACTCCTATGAAAGTATGGCAAAAACCACACCAACTGGTGGCCTTCCAAGGGACCCCCAAGAACTCATGGTTGACAACCCTTTGAATCAGCTCTCGACTCTAGCAGGACAGTTGTCCAGTTTGCCGCCTGAAAACCAAAACCCTGCATCCCCTGATGTAGTTCCCTGTCCTGATGAAAAGCCTTTCATGATTCAGCAGCCTTCTGCCCAAGCAGTGGTTTCTGCTGTGTCAGCAAGTATTCCTCAGAGCTCCTCTCCCACAAGCCCTGAGCCTCGGCCATCACATAGTCAAAGGAACTATAGTCCAGTGGCAGGTCCAAGCAGTGAGCCAAGTGCCCACACAAGCACTCCTAGCATAGGAAACAGCCAGCCAAGCacgccagccccagccctgccagtcCAGGACCCTCAGCTTCTGCACCACTGCCAGCACTGTGATATGTACTTCGCAGACAATATCCTTTACACTATTCATATGGGATGTCATGGGTATGAAAATCCTTTCCAGTGTAATATATGTGGATGCAAATGTAAAAACAAGTATGATTTTGCCTGTCATTTTGCAAGAGGGCAACATAACCAACATTGA